In the genome of Hevea brasiliensis isolate MT/VB/25A 57/8 chromosome 14, ASM3005281v1, whole genome shotgun sequence, the window tggtgatgcatgttattctacgccttacacacccacaggtgacatgttgatgcatgttcttctatgccttacacaactatgtcatgtgcccttaacaacgtctaaggacttaccaaaaaatatctaattcatgatttgaaaaaaaaaattaggatgactaggtctcaaaattctctctgatttttatgcttcctgtatgctacttcctatcatgggcatgctgattttactagagattcgaaaaaaacttagtcctctgggggacctatttttgcaaaaactttcttatagcctcaaagttttttagaagaattgttcaccaaaaaagacttccttaaggtcacaatacaatttccctctgatttttctttttcttctctccccccatggtttctgccttgactcatttctctttcataaactccattctctgtgccctaacgtttgcctgaaatgtccttttggattttaatctcagcgggcttgctctaactttgcctaagcggcccttttgggttttccacctagaagctcctttttttttttttttagataattaTCAAGGCATTCATATCAAGTACCTATCTTGTAATACTTAGAaggcatagattaaatcaaaacaatgcagttcaattacttaatcatttgatgtatcgctcaagacacaaacattcacgatcataattaaataaaatccattCCTAGCTAATGCAATAAaaaattctttatttattcaggtacaccattactctctCTTACATttggttttgccaaatttctaaccttccaaagttagaaaaaagctttataacctgctgaatgacctttttaggttttccatccagatcttctctcatctctccttttgcctagatcgCCTTTCGcaagttttcaatctagcatttttttttttgacccttactttttccTAGACCGTCTTTTGTAAGTTTATAGCCTAGCGGGCCTTTCTCACTCAAAGTACcgtttgagcttgtctaagttgactggttcttgaaattcattcccatccaggtttgATATTCTTATAGCACCTcctgacaagatctttttgactatgtatggaccatcccagtttggcttaaactttcctcttggatcaaaagggatgggccgagcttgtttcaaaaccatgtctccctctttgatctttcttggcttcaccttcttattaaaggcccttgctatcttcctttgataagcctgcatatgatacaaggctcgcatccttttctcatcaatcaaagctagttcttcatatcttttctgggcccactcatttttcggaatcttagcttctagtatcactctcaaggatttgacctctagctTAATGGGTAGCACTActtcagtcccatacactaaagagaatggagttgcccctgtggatgttcttgtagtagtgcgataaccccaaagagcataagggagtttctcaggctaatccttataggtttcaaccatttttctcataatggttttcacattcttatttgctgcttctactgctccattagtCTGTGGCCTGTATGGTGAGGACTTGTGATGCTCAATCTTGAATTCGgtaattaattctaagaaatcacctTTGAACTGGCTTCCGTTATCTGACACTATCTCATGGGGTACCCCAAACCTGCAAATCAAGTTCTTTTGCACAAACTTACTTATTTGCTTGGCCCCTACTACTTTATAAGATTCAACTTCAACCCACTTGGCGAAATAGTCAATTGCCACAATgataaatctatggccattagaaGCCGTGGGAGAAATCTTCCCAATAATGTCTATGCCCCATATTGAGAATGGCCACGATGAAGTCATACTGTAGAGTTCACTAGACGGTAGGTAATTCAAATTCCCATGGATTTGGCACTCATGGCATCTTTTCACAAATTTAGCACAGTCAGTATCCATGGTAGACCAGTAATAGCCCAATCTTAAAATTTTGCCCGCTAATACCCTTCCGTTCATGTGAGGACCACACACTCTTGCATGTACTTCCTCCATTATCTGCTCAGACTGATTTTTCATCACACACAAGAGCAATAGTCCTTCGAAGAACCTTTTGTAGAGTTGCCCCCCAGCCAAAGTgaactgagtggctaatctacgaattgtagctctatccctACTATTGGCTGACTATGGGTATTCTCTTACCTCTAAATGCCTTCTTATGTCCTCATACCATTTCATCTCATCTTCTAGATCTAAATGTGCTATTATTAACCCTTCATAGCATGGGATTCTAATCCTCATCAGGATAACTGGCTGGGTCAGCTTATGATCACCCTTCTCCCATAAGGATGCTAGCGTGGCTAGAGCATCAGCAATATGGTTCTGAGCTTTAGGCATGTGCTTCATTGTCACTTCATCAAAGCTAAATAATAGTTTCTTAGCATACTCCAGGTATGccctcaacttttcttctttcaattcccaTTCACCTTTAACATGGGAAACCACTAGCATTGAATCTCCAAACACCTCCACTTTTTTAGCCCCAACAACTATTAATGCCTCTAGGCGACAAATACAAGC includes:
- the LOC131172947 gene encoding uncharacterized protein LOC131172947, with protein sequence MDPLKYLFEVPTLVGKLAKWLVLLSEFDIVYETRKTIKGHVVAEFLSENPVNEGEEVETAFPDESLKLVEVQPWKMYLDRAMNKSGAGIGVVLEAPNGEKLLMSKRLCFPTTNNIAEYEACICRLEALIVVGAKKVEVFGDSMLVVSHVKGEWELKEEKLRAYLEYAKKLLFSFDEVTMKHMPKAQNHIADALATLASLWEKGDHKLTQPVILMRIRIPCYEGLIIAHLDLEDEMKWYEDIRRHLESEQIMEEVHARVCGPHMNGRVLAGKILRLGYYWSTMDTDCAKFVKRCHECQIHGNLNYLPSSELYSMTSSWPFSIWGIDIIGKISPTASNGHRFIIVAIDYFAKWVEVESYKVVGAKQISKFVQKNLICRFGVPHEIVSDNGSQFKG